TAGGCAATGATATCTGTATGGAAAATTGAAATAATGGGTGTTTTGGTTTTTTTGGCATATTGTACTCCCACGGAACGCCCATAACCTTGTAGGAAGCCAGAATATAAACCTCTCATTTGTGGGGCTTCTTCAACAACAATAATATCGGGTTGAAAGTGATTAAGTAGTTTTGTATCACTCCAATGACGATGGTTTAATGGTTGGGGTAAAGATTTATAAAATATCAGTGGTTCTGTCGGAAATGAATAGGAGGAAAAATTAATAAATGTTTCTAGTTCTTCTATTCCCGACATGGGACGATTTCCCACTTGGTTAGGATATTTATTATTGATTTCTGGGTGAACTAGAAAAACTTCATGCCCTTGTTTTAATAGCCAGTGAACTCGTTGATGAACGGCGACAGAAACTCCGGTTAAAAATGGGGCATATAATCCTGTAAATAAGGCGATACGAAGGGGTTTATTTTTCATGACTTTGAGGAAATATTTTTTGCAAAAATAGATTACTGATGCGCTGGTTTATAATAATTGTTGAATTGGGAATTTTAGATATTGAAGTGAAATAAAAAATCTAAAATTTCCCTATTCTCTTAAATAAATATGTTGGGTTTTCTCAACCCAACCTAAGTAGGTGAGCGTTGAAAATTGTCGTTATGGCAAGGCAAAAGGCAAGAGGCAAAAGGCAAGAGTGAAGAGGGTTTGGGCGATTTTACATTTCTTTACACAGTTTGGTTTTATTGTGTTCACCTACTTACATTTAGTTAGCCGAGCAATATTATTTAAAGAGATGCTTTGGGATCAATTGGTTGATCTAGCCATTGGTAAGGACGATATTCAATTAACCGAATATTTTCACGCCCTTTAATGCGATAAGTAAGTCCACGCCAAGTAATTGTTGATACCCACAAAGAAGATAATATTGTTAACCCGTAAACCCATTGTGTTAGGGGAATAACTATCAACATTTTTAGGATGATTAAAGGCGACAATTTGGGTATTTTTTCACCTTGATTGTGCAGCACTTTATGTATGCCAAATTCCATCAATAGCATTAGCAGGACTAAGCCCATGGTATAGGAAATATAGGCGGAAAATAGCAAGGCGGCTGCGTCCCATTGAGCCTCAATCAATAGCTGAAAAATAACAATGATGACTGCATTGGGGACGATGATACTAGAATATGCTTCACTGATTATGGCTAACCACCGGGGATGATAAAGTTTAGAACCAATTATTAACCTTTTTAATGATTCTAGTAAGTTACGTAGACTACTTTCCTCCCGATTTAGCATCAATAAAGAAGGAATAAATTTGATTTGTAACTTTTCTTGCTTGATAAGTTTATGGAGAAGCATATCATCTGTTAATACTTCTCCCCACTTATCTAAAAGGTTGATGCGGTTTAATACTTCTGTTTTGATTGCTAATGTTCCACCCCAGGGAATTTGAAAGAGAAACATTTGCACTACGGTGGAAACGTTACCAGAGTAGCGAACTAATGAACCCCAATAATTACCTGTGGGAAGATACCAACGATTTCCTGTGGTGAGTCCAACTTGATCATCAATAAGGGGGGTAACTAATTCTCGTAACCAATTAGGATGAGCTACAGTATCAGCATCTATAAAAGCTATAATTGGATAGGCATTATCCAAATCAGAAACAGCTTGAACTAAGGAACTGCATTTAAGGCTACAATTATGACGAACTGCTCTTAATATGCTAATTTCAACGTTGGTTGCACCTAGTTGATTGATTGTTTCGGTGGCAATTTTCAAAGCTGGATCTTCTTTACTATCAATGATCAGCTTTAAATCGTATTCTGGGTAGTTTTGTTGTAAGAGCGATCGCAAACAATTAGGTAAAAAAGGATCAGCACCCCGTAAACAGAGGATTACTGCCGTTTTTGGTAATTGTTCATCTGGTAATGACTTGGGTTTGTGTGAACGTAAATACCATAAAAATACTAACGTTAAACAAGTTTGAATTACCAGCCAGCCGAACAAAGACTTAGATAGAAATATCATAAAATCTGGCATTATTTCTATAGTCTTAGAAGGGAGTCAGTAGGGGCGGGGTTTCCCCGCCCAATAGTCAGAAGTGAGGAATTATGTCTAATTCCCAATTAGGGATCAAGAGAATACTTAAGAAAGATGTTAATGGTAGTATTCTTGTCAACTTTGAAGCTGGAATTATTGAACGTAGGTGAGCCAGTGCTGATAGAAACAGTAGGATTTTTAGAAATGCCAAAGCCCTCTTGAGGGATTCCGAAAAAATCTTTATTGAGTTTGCGATCGCCATTTTGATCATCAACTACAGCTACAGCATAAGTTCCCGGTTTTAATCCAGAGAATACCCGCTTTATAGAACTACCTGTAATTTTAGTACAACCACTTTTAACTTCACTTTTAGCATTATCGGGAAATCCTTTTTCAGAGTTATAAACTCTCATACAAATTTCCCCAGTTTTGTTAGTAATACCATTAACAACCACAGTTAAAGATCCTGTTGATTCAGCATAGGCTATGTCTGTGAAGTTAACAGTTAGTAAAGTAG
The DNA window shown above is from Anabaena sp. WA102 and carries:
- a CDS encoding DUF2141 domain-containing protein, which translates into the protein MLKIFQVSNFLLATLLTVNFTDIAYAESTGSLTVVVNGITNKTGEICMRVYNSEKGFPDNAKSEVKSGCTKITGSSIKRVFSGLKPGTYAVAVVDDQNGDRKLNKDFFGIPQEGFGISKNPTVSISTGSPTFNNSSFKVDKNTTINIFLKYSLDP
- a CDS encoding glycosyltransferase, with translation MPDFMIFLSKSLFGWLVIQTCLTLVFLWYLRSHKPKSLPDEQLPKTAVILCLRGADPFLPNCLRSLLQQNYPEYDLKLIIDSKEDPALKIATETINQLGATNVEISILRAVRHNCSLKCSSLVQAVSDLDNAYPIIAFIDADTVAHPNWLRELVTPLIDDQVGLTTGNRWYLPTGNYWGSLVRYSGNVSTVVQMFLFQIPWGGTLAIKTEVLNRINLLDKWGEVLTDDMLLHKLIKQEKLQIKFIPSLLMLNREESSLRNLLESLKRLIIGSKLYHPRWLAIISEAYSSIIVPNAVIIVIFQLLIEAQWDAAALLFSAYISYTMGLVLLMLLMEFGIHKVLHNQGEKIPKLSPLIILKMLIVIPLTQWVYGLTILSSLWVSTITWRGLTYRIKGRENIRLIEYRPYQWLDQPIDPKASL